A single genomic interval of Mycobacteriales bacterium harbors:
- a CDS encoding CopG family transcriptional regulator — protein MQFNVYLPPALVRRVKHKAIDEETSLSGLVEQALTEYLAAHGEASG, from the coding sequence GTGCAGTTCAACGTCTATCTTCCGCCGGCGCTGGTCCGACGGGTCAAGCACAAGGCCATCGACGAGGAGACCAGCCTGTCCGGGCTCGTCGAGCAGGCGTTGACCGAATACCTGGCAGCGCACGGAGAGGCGAGCGGATGA